The Microbulbifer sp. TB1203 nucleotide sequence CGCCGACCCGGCTGCGATGCAGTTCCTGGCTCCCTATGTGGGCTGCACCATGGGCGAGTACTTCCGCGACCGCGGTGAAGATGCGCTGATCATTTACGACGACCTGACCAAGCAGGCCTGGGCCTACCGCCAGATCTCCCTGCTGCTGAAGCGCCCGCCGGGCCGCGAAGCCTATCCCGGTGATGTCTTCTACCTGCACTCCCGCCTGCTGGAGCGCGCCGCGCGTGTCAACGCCGACTACGTGGAGAAGTTCACCAACGGTGAAGTGAAAGGCAAGACCGGCTCCCTGACCGCGCTGCCGATCATCGAGACCCAGGCCGGCGACGTTTCCGCGTTCGTACCCACCAACGTGATTTCCATTACCGACGGCCAGATCTTCCTCGAGACGGATCTGTTCAACGCCGGTGTGCGCCCGGCCATCAACCCGGGTATCTCCGTATCCCGAGTAGGTGGTGCTGCGCAGACCAAGGTGATCAAGAAGCTGTCCGGCGGCATCCGTACCGCGCTGGCCCAGTACCGCGAACTGGCGGCCTTCTCCCAGTTTGCGTCCGACCTGGATGAGGCCACTAAGGCCCAGTTGGATCACGGTGCGCGGGTTACCGAGCTGATGAAGCAGAAGCAGTACAGCCCCATGTCCATCGCCGAGATGGCCGTGTCTGTTTACGCCGCCGACAAGGGTTACCTGAAAGACGTTGAAGTGGCCAAGGTGCTCGACTTCGAATCCGCCCTGCTCTCCTACATGAATAGCGAACACGCAGAGCTGATGGAGAAAGTGAACAGCAGCGGCGACTACAACGACGAAATCGAAAGCGGCTTCAAGGCGGCGATTGAGAAATTCGTCGCCACCGGCAGCTGGTAGAGAACTCCCTGGAAAACTTGTAGGAGCGGCCGCTGGCCGCGATCGATCTTTCGCGGCCAGCGGCCGCTCCTACAGAACACAAGTTCCAGCGAACAAGGTAAGAGACTATGGCAGGCGGAAAAGAAGTACGCACAAAAATTGCCAGCATCAAGAGCACGCAGAAAATTACCTCCGCGATGGAAATGGTTGCGGCGAGTAAGATGCGCAAGGCTCAGGATCGCATGGCACTGGGGCGTCCTTACGCCCAGCGCATACGCGCGGTGATCGGCCATGTCGCCAATGCCTCGGCGGAATACCAGCATATCTACCTGCAGGAGCGCGAGACTGTGCGGGTCGGTTACATCCTGGTATCCACAGACCGCGGGCTATGCGGCGGCCTGAATATCAACATGTTCAAGGCGGCCATTCGCGATATGCAGGCCTGGTCGGAAAAAGGCGCCGAAGTGGAAATCTGCGCGGTGGGCAACAAGGCGGCCGCTTTCTTCAACGCCATCGGCGGCACCGTGGTCGCCGCCCTGCGCGACCTGGGCGATGAGCCCCAGGCCAACAAACTGGTGGGCTCGGTCAAGGTAATGCTGGATCGCTTCGGGTCGGGCGATATCGACCGCCTCTTCCTCGTGTCCAACGAGTTCGTCAACACCATGTCGCAGAAGCCGCGGGTACGGCAGTTGCTGCCCCTGCCCAAGGCCGAGGACGAAGAGCTCAAGCACGAGTGGGACTACCTCTACGAGCCGGACCCGAAAGAACTGCTGGACGGATTGCTGGCGCGTTATATCGAGTCCCAGGTGTACCAGGCAGTGGTGGAGAACAAGGCCTGCGAGCAGGCCGCGCGCATGATCGCAATGAAGAGCGCCACCGACAACGCCGGCGAGCTGATCGACGCGCTGCAACTGGTGTACAACAAGGCGCGCCAGGCGGCCATCACCCAGGAGCTGTCCGAGATTGTGGGCGGCGCCGCAGCGGTCTGACCCTGATATTCGCAGGCGAATGGGCTGCCGAAGACAGAATTTAAAGTTGAGGATCCGGAAATGAGTAACGGGCAAATTGTGCAAGTTATCGGAGCGGTAATCGACGTGGAATTTCCACGTGACTCCGTGCCGAACGTTTACGACGCACTGATGGTGGAAGACAAGAATCTCACCATGGAAGTGCAGCAGCAGTTGGGCGACGGCGTGGTTCGCGCCATCGCCATGGGCTCTTCCGAGGGCGTGCGCCGCGGACTGACAGTGAAGAACACCGGCGCGCCGGTTTCCGTGCCGGTAGGCCACGAGACCCTGGGGCGCATCATGGACGTACTCGGCAACCCCATCGACGAGTGCGGCCCCATCGGTGAAAAGGAAAGAATGTCCATCCACCGAGCAGCCCCCACCTACGAAGAGCAGTCCAGCTCCACCGAACTGCTGGAAACCGGCATCAAGGTGATCGACCTGGTCTGTCCGTTTGCCAAAGGCGGCAAAGTGGGCCTGTTCGGCGGCGCCGGCGTGGGCAAGACCGTGAACATGATGGAACTGATCAACAATATCGCCACCGAGCACTCCGGCCTGTCCGTGTTCGCCGGCGTGGGCGAGCGCACCCGCGAGGGTAACGACTTCTACCACGAGATGCAGGAAGCCGGCGTCGTCAACGTCGAGGAGTTCAGCAAGTCCAAAGTGGCGATGGTCTACGGCCAGATGAATGAGCCGCCCGGCAACCGCCTGCGCGTCGCCCTGACCGGTCTGACCATGGCGGAGAAATTCCGCGACGAAGGCCGCGACGTACTGCTGTTCGTCGACAACATCTACCGCTACACCCTGGCCGGTACCGAAGTATCCGCCCTGCTCGGCCGTATGCCGTCTGCGGTGGGTTACCAGCCGACCCTGGCGGAGGAGATGGGCGTTCTGCAGGAGCGCATCACCTCCACCAAGACCGGCTCCATCACCTCCATCCAGGCGGTTTACGTACCGGCGGACGACCTCACCGACCCGTCGCCGGCCACCACCTTTGCCCACCTGGACTCCACCGTGGTACTGAGCCGCGACATCGCCGCCAAGGGTATCTACCCGGCCGTTGACCCGCTGGATTCAACCTCCCGCCAGCTGGACCCGCTGGTGATCGGCCAGGAGCACTACGAAGTGGCCCGCGGCGTGCAGTCCGTACTGCAGCGCTA carries:
- the atpD gene encoding F0F1 ATP synthase subunit beta — protein: MSNGQIVQVIGAVIDVEFPRDSVPNVYDALMVEDKNLTMEVQQQLGDGVVRAIAMGSSEGVRRGLTVKNTGAPVSVPVGHETLGRIMDVLGNPIDECGPIGEKERMSIHRAAPTYEEQSSSTELLETGIKVIDLVCPFAKGGKVGLFGGAGVGKTVNMMELINNIATEHSGLSVFAGVGERTREGNDFYHEMQEAGVVNVEEFSKSKVAMVYGQMNEPPGNRLRVALTGLTMAEKFRDEGRDVLLFVDNIYRYTLAGTEVSALLGRMPSAVGYQPTLAEEMGVLQERITSTKTGSITSIQAVYVPADDLTDPSPATTFAHLDSTVVLSRDIAAKGIYPAVDPLDSTSRQLDPLVIGQEHYEVARGVQSVLQRYKELKDIIAILGMDELSEDDKQTVARARKIERFLSQPFHVAEVFTGAPGKYVSLKETIRGFQGILNGDYDHLPEQAFYMVGTIDEAVEKANKK
- the atpA gene encoding F0F1 ATP synthase subunit alpha → MQQLNPSEISEIIKSRIDSLDVATQAQNEGTIVSVSDGIIRIHGLAEVMYGEMIEFEGGVYGMALNLERDSVGAVILGDYKSLAEGQKCRCTGRILETPVGPELLGRVVDALGNPIDGKGPLNNKLTDAVEKVAPGVIARQSVDQPVQTGLKAVDTMIPIGRGQRELIIGDRQIGKTAVAIDAIINQKGTGIKCIYVAVGQKQSSIANVVRKLEEHGAMDHTIVVAAGAADPAAMQFLAPYVGCTMGEYFRDRGEDALIIYDDLTKQAWAYRQISLLLKRPPGREAYPGDVFYLHSRLLERAARVNADYVEKFTNGEVKGKTGSLTALPIIETQAGDVSAFVPTNVISITDGQIFLETDLFNAGVRPAINPGISVSRVGGAAQTKVIKKLSGGIRTALAQYRELAAFSQFASDLDEATKAQLDHGARVTELMKQKQYSPMSIAEMAVSVYAADKGYLKDVEVAKVLDFESALLSYMNSEHAELMEKVNSSGDYNDEIESGFKAAIEKFVATGSW
- the atpG gene encoding F0F1 ATP synthase subunit gamma, giving the protein MAGGKEVRTKIASIKSTQKITSAMEMVAASKMRKAQDRMALGRPYAQRIRAVIGHVANASAEYQHIYLQERETVRVGYILVSTDRGLCGGLNINMFKAAIRDMQAWSEKGAEVEICAVGNKAAAFFNAIGGTVVAALRDLGDEPQANKLVGSVKVMLDRFGSGDIDRLFLVSNEFVNTMSQKPRVRQLLPLPKAEDEELKHEWDYLYEPDPKELLDGLLARYIESQVYQAVVENKACEQAARMIAMKSATDNAGELIDALQLVYNKARQAAITQELSEIVGGAAAV